In the genome of Photobacterium sp. TLY01, one region contains:
- the tusC gene encoding sulfurtransferase complex subunit TusC has protein sequence MMSVGFVFRTVPHGQNSGREGLDAVLATSAYSEELQLFFLGDGVWQLVKGQQGEAVLGREYSAAFKMLSLYDLEEVFVCAESMAERGLTRDDLLIEAELLPPQELTARLHRCQKILSY, from the coding sequence ATTATGTCTGTCGGATTTGTTTTCAGAACTGTGCCACATGGCCAAAACAGCGGTCGTGAGGGGTTGGACGCTGTACTGGCAACGTCAGCTTACAGTGAGGAACTGCAACTCTTCTTTCTCGGCGATGGGGTATGGCAACTTGTCAAAGGCCAGCAAGGGGAAGCGGTGCTGGGGCGTGAATACAGTGCGGCGTTTAAAATGCTGTCACTGTACGATCTTGAAGAGGTGTTCGTGTGCGCCGAATCGATGGCTGAGCGCGGGCTTACACGGGATGATTTATTGATCGAGGCGGAGTTACTGCCGCCACAGGAGCTCACAGCCAGACTTCACCGCTGCCAGAAAATTCTCAGTTACTAA
- the tusB gene encoding sulfurtransferase complex subunit TusB, giving the protein MAQLLPGDEILLLQDGVVAATAPGQLESVLTQGVAVYALDTDLLARGLAGRVVSEVEVIDHNRFVELTVCHPNCMKWA; this is encoded by the coding sequence ATGGCTCAGCTTTTACCCGGTGATGAAATTCTATTGCTGCAAGATGGCGTTGTCGCCGCCACGGCACCGGGGCAGCTTGAATCTGTCTTAACACAAGGGGTGGCAGTCTACGCTCTGGACACTGACTTACTGGCCAGAGGCCTTGCTGGGCGGGTGGTCAGTGAGGTTGAAGTGATAGACCACAACAGGTTTGTTGAGCTCACGGTATGCCATCCTAACTGTATGAAATGGGCCTGA